Genomic segment of Triticum aestivum cultivar Chinese Spring chromosome 6A, IWGSC CS RefSeq v2.1, whole genome shotgun sequence:
actgtttgagtttcaaactattattctaaaaaaacaataattatttagtaacactaatatttcttgataagtagtttgaccattgtttgaccacagtttgactagatttgaccaaaattcaaaaaacttaaataattatttagtaacactaatattcttgagtaAATATTTAGTGACACTAATACttgttgaataagtagtttgaccattgtttgaccagatttaaccaaaaatcaaaaaagaaactgaaatttgagcataactttctttccttttagaatttgaggattctaaaaatttgcaaaacggCCTATGGCAGTCAAAATTGGATGCGAATTTTCATGCTGAAAATtctgatatattatacgtttttttccgacatcatatgcaaaagttatagccgttttactttttcataacatttTTTACAAAATATGTACatatttaagttttttaattttcctaactagtagatgtagtaatataactacatctcgaaggattttattttttgaagtttttatcattttcttttttctttcaaaactgaaatggcgatacaccgggggggagggggtagagtttgagacccgaacccctttagtcccggtttgagacacgaaccgggactaaagagcatTGCAcccttagtcccggttcttgtctcaaaccgggactaaaagtctaatatttagtcccggtttgagatacgaaccgggactaaagggcatcgcaccctttaatcccggttcgtgtctcatacaggactaaaggtctcatttgaactgggactaatgcctttagccacttgaatcgggactaatgctcacattagttccggttcgtaatgcaaccgggactaatgtgtatattgagctgtgaccaaagcactgttttctactagtggcacaCAACTCAAAGGAACCCACAAAGATTTCTAAATGTAAAATGTGTTGAGGGTCAAACATGCAAGTGGACCCGGGTAGTGTTCCTGTATAGGTAATCTCATTTAAATAACCTGCAGACCTTAATGGACAGATATACGATAATACAACCACAAAACAATATGTTCTCTCACGACATAGCTATGTAGATATAGATACCGAATTCAACACTTTGAGCACCACACAAGCAATCAAGTCAACATCGCCACATCACAGTTACCAGCAAACCATCCTTCTTCGATTGGAAGTTCCTAGGAGAACAATTTTTGGACTAAGAAGTTCACAACAAAATGCACAGGGAAGCGAAACAACTACCCTCCCAAATTCATCTTGTTTTCAGCTTCATGTTCAGCTTCACCGTCTGGAGCAGCCTCTGCACCCCCCATCTCAACATCTGCAACCAAATTGTTGTGGGGACTAGTAGGTGCGGCTTGTAAAGGAGCTGCCAGCTTGTCAGATGGCTCTTCTTCATCTGGTGGGATGGCAACCCCGGTCCCCTTGTCAAGGTTCACATCCATGATCTTGTGCGGCTTTTGGGCTTTCTGAGCATCTCCAGATGCTGCTGCCGATCTGTCATGCAAGATCTGGTGCATGTGAATAGATTTTTGTCGACGGCATAGCTTGCTGAGTGGAACAGTCTCCTGTCACGCAAACagaaatgcaaaaaaaattgaTTTGGTATAACATCATAAAACAAACTAAGCTCATCACTTTGCTTGCTGTTTTATTTGACTACACAGTCAGATAATTAGCCTAGAACAAAAAACATAGTACTCCATCAATCCAATTTGAACATTCAGATTTGTTTTTGTCTGTTGCCAAAGAAATTGCAGATGTTGAGGTACAGAGTAATTTTGGTTGACTGCAGAAACTAGGATGTTTTTTAATGTGTCGACAAAGGACCGTGGCGAGCTACTCATCTGTTGATGTCCAGGCACGTTATTTATTTCGAACTACATATAAATTACAGGGCTGGAGGTATGATTTGGCAGCTCGGGGGTAGTTGTCATAAAGTCCACAATCAAATTCTATGTGCAGGCAAACATCCCTATAACAGAATGGCAACTCCAAGACCCAAGCCTCAGTTCTTATATCCAAGCATGGTGTAACACTGGAACCAGAGTAAATGCATGAACACTCAACATTGTTAGAAAGAAGGAGAAATACCACAGAGTGATCATGATCATAGCAGACAAGAAACCTGCAGCGGCAACCCCTTATATCATGCCTGCGTCTTTGAACTTCAAGAACACGAGCATCAAAATAGACGGCCTGCTCTTTGCCTTCCTGTTCAATTTAAAACAGAAATATTTATTCCTGTGAGAATCAACTCGAGTAAATGTTAACCCTGCATTATAAGACAACTACTCCCTccctcccataatataagacaGTTTTTGACACTACATTAGAGGGAGCAAATCACATTGTTACATTATGAGATTGGCTCTTTATTTAATTTTCATTCACATTGTTATTTACAACCAGCGACCAAAACTCCTTACTAAGACCTCAAAAATACTCCAATGTGAGTATATAACACTTTCTTGAAATAGCTGAAACTCATGCACATTTCATCTCAACACTCcaatattaaagtatgaaacaataaaATGCACTGATTTTATGGTCCTTTGGCTATTTGTACCTCGACTAATAAAAGTCCAAATCAATACTGCTGCTTGGACCAAGTGGCATCACAGTGATCTATTAGGAAATAAGATTACCGAGAATATGGAAAGCAAAAGGAAACACATGATGTAGTTAATTTTCGTATTTAATACCATATGTAGAGCATATAAAATACATGCAGGACTGAAACTTACAATTCTTAAAGATGAAAGTAAAGCCGTTTAATAAGTGTTGTGAAGCATAATAGTTTGAAAACTCACAGAGTGGAATTACAACGTTTATAAGTATATATACAAACAAGAAATAGACCTTATATGAACTGCAGAACCTTGTGTATAGACAACGTTGAAATATATAATCAATTACATGTCTTAAAAAGGACCCAATAAATGACTCGGCTCAATCTGTTTCTCATGTGCGCCACAGTCAAAACAGAAACTTCGGAAGACCCAACACTTTTGGCAGGTGAAACCCAAACGACATACCCATCACTCTATCACAGGCCAACAGTAACAGAAAGAAAGTAACTGTGGAATAATAAGTTAACGGGCAGAATTTTCAAGTGCATAACAAAGGAAAAATGTAGCAGCTGTGAGGGATTGGATACATATCCTATTGTTAAAATAAACTGGATTTGTATTCCAAAGAGTAACTTAAAGTTGCAAGAAGACAACAATTATCAAGTTGTGAGATGCTCACTTGCCAAGTCAGGAGAAGAGAAATCGTTTAAGATCGGTACCTTAAAACAAAGAATAAGATCCCCAGGAAGCACAGCAACACATTGAAGAGAACGCAGTCTCACACATTTACAAACATCAATCCATTCATCCTCCTCGGGTCCAAGCCAACAAAACCGAACTAGTACTTCCTGAAAAAAAAATAAGTGCAAGCACAGTTGGCATAATGCACACGTATTGAAACCGTTGTGGAGAGTGATTAAACACTAGAGGAACATGGGTATTGCATAGTTCTTGGAAAATGAGCGAGTGTAGTTTTCACCCTTGACTGTGAAAAGAAGCGCAAATCACTCCTAACCACATGTATCACTTAGGACTCGAAGATTTGTGCAACTCCCCACCAGCCCTTGGGTGTCCGTGAAACATGCTTACCCTCTGCACTTTGTACATACACTACACCCACATGATGCAAAGTGATTTCTGTACTATGGATGTGACCTCTTCCTTTGGTGTGTGTGGAGGCAACTAATTAAGAGTCCAAAACAATATGATGACTGCTGTTGTGATTCTCCATTAATAACTGGAAGCAAGAAATACTAGAATTATGGCAAATCATCAAACTCTGGCACAAACATCAAGAAACAAAGTTTTGGCAGGTAGTACTGCCATGGTGTAGATGACTGGTAGTTAGCACAGAGTTTGATGGATCAGTTAGTTAATTTGGAAATTAGCACAGATTCTGGGTCTTCTCTTTTGGGAAGATTCTGGAATTTGCTCCTTGGTATTCACTGAAAATAATAATATTATGCACTGATGTTGGTACAGGACGTTGTTGCTAGCTTGCTGCATTTGTTGTAATACATGGAGCTATTCCCTTATGAAGAAAAGGTTGTTGCTAGCGTCCAAAGGAACCTAGGGGCAGAAGGAGGGCACTTTGGCTCAGAGTTGTGAGGAAGAGGAGCAGCTAGGACTTGATTTTGAACCGACAATCACAAAGTCCTGTGGAGCTGGGAGGACCAGAATTAACATGATAATCCATTTTGGAGGACACTACAGTGCGATGGCCGTCATCAGGGCCACGCCATTGATGATCAGATCATCACGGCAAGCTATGCGCTGTTAGGTGGTGCAAATTGTGTTGCGCGTTAGGATGTTATCTTGCACGTtcgcaccatatcaaatatctAACATTTTCCCGATGCCGACTATATAATCATGGGATTGGTAGAATGGGTGAGGGGGGGGGGTCCATGGTGGCAATGCAGCTGAATGTGCTCGCTACATGACCAAACTGACAAGAAAACCACCATTGTAATTTGATTTGCTTCAGTTTTCATAGCTCAATGGTGTAAATAGCATTGTGGTTATTGGTAAAAATAGCATTGTGGTTAAAAGTTTAAAATTGCTTCTCATGATAACTGAAGGGGGTGAACTAACTTTTTCGTTTTTAGAACTCTGGTATGTCTACACTGCTATATAATCTTAAAAGAAACATTCAAATTATATTTTGTTTTACATGACAAAACACAGAGATGTTGAAAGTAAGCTTTATACCACCTAGTATCAGCCTAAAGTAGTAAATGCACAAGGTACTTAAAGTCAACTTAACTGACCAGTACATTATCAGTACCATCCTGTAAAAGTGTAAAGAAGGATGGAGTGATACTTCCCCAACACACAGGACTTGAGCAACACAAAGTTAGATAACAAGTGTTCAAAATGTTTAAACATCAATACTGTTCCTGCTATAAGTGTTGACGCTATCCAACTATAAATAGACGAGAACCAGAATCATCTCTAGCTTTAGTGCTAGCAAAGTGCTTGAATAAAGAATGCCAAAAATGAATTTAGTAACATCAATCCTATTTACCAAAAAGTTCTATGGTCATTACCGGGTCCCTCGTTTCAGAGAACCTGTAGTTCAGAAAGGCAGCAACATCGTACCTGAAACAACAAGGATTAGTCAGGCATATAAAACTGAATGGTTCATGCAACACAGACCCACCCACACATTACGCGCGCGGAAAATTAAATCACAAAAATAGACCACATGTGACATCAAATGACACAAAGGAGGAAATGGTGAAATATGTATATATcttgggttaattatccttttgccctcagtggtgtccatgtgctcagttttgccctcagatgcgaattgtgctcagttttgcccctagtccgtgcgcaccgactcgttccgtgaactctgtcgtctccgtcaggtcaaccttttgactcggcccttacaggtgggaccaggcggcagaaacggccaattttattcagaccgttgcacgcgtggcttgtgggacccagcaaagagccgttgagcagagagccgttggcgggtgtgctatataagcgggcgacagcggcggtgaccacagcgacagagagcacggcggtgaccacggcgagagagagagcacggcggcgggaagctagctgtggagggcgcggcggtgggaagctagcagtggagggcgcggcggcgttgagatccccttcggctccgagctccatgtcttcctcaagctcccgcgccacctcgcggatgcagagccgggcgcgtgtggacatgcctgtcttcgtctgtccgcggtgccgggcgggcGTTGATCGAAGGGTTTTTCAGacaccgaggaaccagaatcgtccgttctacgtgtgcagcgagaatggggtaagaatcggggcaattgcaccattttcgtcgtcgggatgtttgagcaatgggttgatctgtttagtgttcatgcaggtgacatgcttctttctttgggtcgatgctctggccaagactctgatgaatgaactgcaagaagagcatgaagaatggttgcgcatgctgccacgaacggcagtggccacaccacgagctccggaagaagagatggatggcgaagcacgcactgacagagagctagctattgagcttaggatgttgaagaagaaggttaggaagcttgaagatcaagcactaccaatacccatttgcaaatacttttgggcatttgtaggtatggtaatcgcaccggttgtaatgttgaaaatgtatggaaaggcatgaattatgaaggaatttgtaatcttgaaattgtttgagaaattcacctagtttaaatgttggttaaagttgtttaaatgttgaaacaaaaagagaagaagtgaccaacatttaaatatgttggaaaaaaagagaagaaattaggaattcagaaacttttgatcaatgaaatgcagctctctgctctgcctttctgtccgaaaaaaaggttgctcttgggccaaattcagagcgtagagccaagtgcaggctagactaatgggccaactgcatccaattaggcccattcaggggttttcttgcgtatttttttgttttctattctgatttaatttaggcagtaaatcataatgctgaaactttttgtggaagctaattgaattattccggagccaaacaattaaggttagaaattttttggagctgttaattaatccaattcaaatacaccgtgatttaaatcaaagaccaaaatgtcatggaaaatgtgcctcagctctggtagaggtttacgccaggtgccaaaataaatgaacattttttaagggcattacattgaggaAAACATAATATGTataaaaaaatgaagggtggaaaatgcacaaaaaattggtgcggctggggactcgaacccaggaccgcgtgggtttgtggtgtttagggctgcgctggtaaccgctaggacaaatggcaagactttgacatgggtagggaaggaaggtatacatagtgagactgtgaatttttt
This window contains:
- the LOC123129226 gene encoding protein SAWADEE HOMEODOMAIN HOMOLOG 2, whose amino-acid sequence is MTGQPPRLVFRFTQAEVAKMEEVLRELDAKPKRPVIQGLIDHFNASPDRSGDGKVPVQYNQVRNWFHNRRSVQSQLSRTTRGAPPPPQGKMMLPTVAEEHNPVAGFYSGNSSSDGVHVQFEALSARNGAWYDVAAFLNYRFSETRDPEVLVRFCWLGPEEDEWIDVCKCVRLRSLQCVAVLPGDLILCFKEGKEQAVYFDARVLEVQRRRHDIRGCRCRFLVCYDHDHSVETVPLSKLCRRQKSIHMHQILHDRSAAASGDAQKAQKPHKIMDVNLDKGTGVAIPPDEEEPSDKLAAPLQAAPTSPHNNLVADVEMGGAEAAPDGEAEHEAENKMNLGG